The following proteins are encoded in a genomic region of Alosa alosa isolate M-15738 ecotype Scorff River chromosome 10, AALO_Geno_1.1, whole genome shotgun sequence:
- the LOC125301504 gene encoding mitochondrial carnitine/acylcarnitine carrier protein-like isoform X1, with protein sequence MSKQPQPISPVKNFFAGGFGGVCLVFAGHPLDTIKVRIQTQTKPAPGQSPLYAGTFDCFKQTLAKEGVKGLYKGMAAPIIGVTPMFAVCFFGFGLGKKLQQKTPDDILTYPQLFAAGMLSGVFTTAIMAPGERIKCLLQIQAASGSVKYNGPMDCVKQLYKESGIRGIYKGTALTLMRDIPASGMYFMTYEWLKHILTPEGRSPSELSVPSVLFAGGMAGIFNWAVAIPPDVLKSRFQTAPEGKYPNGFRDVLRELIREEGIGSLYKGFTAVMIRAFPANAACFLGFELAMKFLNWAAPNL encoded by the exons ATGTCTAAGCAACCGCAACCTATCAGCCCTGTGAAGAACTTCTTTGCAGGGGGTTTCGGAGGTGTTTGTCTGGTGTTTGCTGGTCATCCACTCGACACCATTAAG GTGCGTATACAAACCCAAACGAAACCAGCTCCGGGCCAATCACCTCTTTATGCTGGTACTTTTGATTGTTTCAAGCAGACGCTTGCCAAAGAG GGTGTCAAGGGGCTCTATAAAGGCATGGCCGCTCCTATCATAGGGGTAACGCCCATGTTTGCAGTTTGCTTTTTTGGCTTTGGTTTAGGGAAGAAACTACAACAGAAAACTCCAGATGACATCCTGAC GTATCCTCAACTTTTTGCAGCTGGAATGTTGTCAGGTGTCTTCACCACTGCCATTATGGCACCAGGGGAGCGTATCAAGTGTCTACTACAg ATCCAAGCAGCTTCAGGTAGCGTGAAATACAACGGGCCCATGGACTGTGTGAAGCAACTCTACAAAGAGAGTGGAATCCGGGGAATCTACAAAGGCACAGCATTGACCCTCATGAGAG ATATACCAGCCAGTGGGATGTATTTTATGACGTATGAGTGGCTTAAACACATCCTAACACCAGAGGGAAGGAG ccCCTCTGAGCTCAGTGTGCCGAGTGTTTTGTTTGCTGGAGGCATGGCTGGGATATTCAACTGGGCTGTGGCCATTCCTCCTGATGTGCTCAAGTCCCGCTTCCAGACAG CTCCTGAGGGGAAGTATCCCAATGGCTTCCGTGATGTTCTGCGGGAACTCATAAGAGAAGAAGGCATTGGGTCACTCTACAAGGGCTTCACAGCCGTCATGATCCGAGCTTTCCCAGCCAATGCT
- the LOC125301497 gene encoding NCK-interacting protein with SH3 domain-like isoform X1, with protein sequence MYKSLYAFRSSEPNSLHFAAGESFLILERSNKHWWLGSRCSSGETGYIPASYIEKVQAPEQDEVLQSIDRAIEGIHNVAMKNGGKYNLEQRDVLQKLIHHRKEILSRRSPTPSSHKQALPSSASDLSLSHTPPLPNGLNRPYGRQASEPIAEPPDRMPGDPGFYQVPPQPRRAAPTTPPPPEKRRETRRTEPDTISRVSSTGQGSTKASPRGVSPSSSSISLDSGSTHSVVSSDVSLPSVAGTPPPVPTRAKVPPPPVEQPQPSLSPQPAPSKKGPAPQPQPPPPPAPVSTNQEPAEAEWPLAPPPVSLTPPGSPTKSEPVPMTTGAELIELVRKNTGLSYELSRVAVGVVVGHLQSTIPQAASTLEQILISLVESKDLGTALPQGQVCHDEKRLEVIFGDLDRHRDDSQQRSWALHEDHAVIAGYLEELLQILTDADPEVCKRMCRVNHSEPVMSLVSYYQMEHRVSLRLLLLKVFGAVCGLDSALISTLLNSILPMELARDLQTDTQEHQKMCYTALVLSMIFCMGEQVPYHHYEHLNSDFMQFLLDVIEDGLPSDPTEQLPDLFINLVLAFNLHLSVPANNMVMKSLIKKPNVKILTEKILLLLNRGDDPVCVFKHEPPAPHSVLKFLQDVFANQESAQIFYRTDMMVMIDICVRQISDLSAGDKLRMEYLSLMHAIMRSTDYLEHQHRMDDLRAALQRILGEEDEMGAADGSSNVRQMDKLIAQEIYREFPQISAGKS encoded by the exons ATGTACAAGTCTCTTTATGCCTTTCGATCCTCGGAGCCCAACTCTCTCCACTTCGCGGCTGGAGAAAGCTTTTTGATCTTGGAACGCAGTAACAAACACTGGTGGCTTGGATCTCGCTGCAGCTCCGGGGAGACCGGCTATATACCTGCCTCTTACATCGAGAAAGTTCAG GCTCCAGAGCAGGATGAGGTCTTGCAGTCAATTGACAGAGCAATAGAAGGCATCCACAATGTGGCCATGAAGAATGGAGGCAAATACAACTTAGAGCAGAGAGATGTGCTCCA GAAGTTGATACATCACAGAAAGGAAATCCTCTCCCGGCGAAGCCCCACTCCATCCAGCCACAAGCAggctctcccctcctctgccaGTGACCTGTCGCTCAGCCACACGCCTCCGCTGCCCAATGGGCTTAACCGACCTTATGGACGCCAGGCCAGCGAGCCAATAGCAGAGCCCCCTGACAGGATGCCAGGAGATCCGGGATTCTATCAG GTGCCTCCTCAGCCTCGTCGAGCAGCAccaacaaccccacccccacccgagAAGCGAAGAGAGACTCGGCGAACAG AGCCAGACACCATCTCTCGAGTGTCTTCTACAGGTCAAGGTTCCACCAAGGCTTCTCCGAGGGGAGTTTCTCCGTCCAGTAGCTCCATCTCATTAGATTCTGGTTCCACGCACTCTGTGGTGTCTTCGGACGTAAGTCTGCCCAGTGTGGCTGGTACTCCACCTCCGGTGCCCACCCGTGCCAAGgtccctcctcctccagtgGAGCAGCCTCAGCCTAGCCTGTCCCCACAGCCAGCTCCATCCAAGAAAGGACCTGCTCCACAGCCTCAGCCACCTCCCCCTCCAGCTCCAGTGTCAACCAATCAGGAGCCTGCAGAGGCGGAGTGGCCCTTGGCCCCACCCCCAGTGTCTTTAACTCCCCCAGGAAGTCCCACTAAGTCAGAACCTGTGCCCATGACAACAGGGGCAGAACTCATCGAGCTCGTCCGTAAAAACACAGGCCTTAGTTATGAGCTTTCTCGTGTGGCTGTGGGCGTGGTTGTTGGCCACCTGCAAAGCACCATACCCCAGGCAGCCTCGACTCTGGAGCAAATCCTCATCTCATTGGTGGAGAGCAAG GATTTGGGCACAGCCTTGCCACAGGGGCAAGTGTGCCACGATGAGAAGCGCCTGGAGGTGATCTTTGGAGATCTGGATCGTCACCGTGACGACTCGCAGCAGCGCAGCTGGGCTCTGCATGAGGACCATGCCGTCATAGCTGGATACCTGGAGGAGCTCCTACAGATCCTA ACGGATGCAGACCCGGAGGTGTGCAAGAGGATGTGTAGGGTCAACCATTCAGAGCCTGTGATGTCTCTTGTCTCATATTACCAGATG GAGCACCGCGTGTCtctgcggctgctgctgctgaaggtGTTTGGGGCCGTGTGTGGCCTGGACTCTGCTCTCATCTCCACGCTGCTCAACTCCATCCTGCCCATGGAGCTGGCCCGCGACCTGCAGACTGACACACAGG AGCATCAGAAGATGTGTTACACGGCATTGGTACTCTCCATGATCTTCTGTATGGGGGAGCAGGTACCTTATCACCATTATG AGCATTTGAACAGTGACTTTATGCAGTTCCTCCTGGATGTTATTGAGGACGGCCTTCCCTCAGACCCCACTGAACAGCTGCCAGACCTCTTCATCAACCTGGTTCTGGCCTTCAATTTGCATCTGAGCG TGCCAGCCAATAATATGGTCATGAAGAGCCTGATCAAGAAACCCAATGTGAAGATACTGACAGAGAAAATACTACTGCTGCTAAACCGAGGGG atgaccctgtgtgtgtgttcaagcatGAACCTCCTGCTCCGCATTCAGTGCTCAAGTTCCTTCAGGATGTGTTCGCTAACCAAGAGTCTGCCCAGATCTTCTACCGCACCGACATGATGGTGATGATCGACATCTGTGTCCGTCAGATTTCTGACCTGTCAGCTGGAGACAAG CTGAGGATGGAGTACCTGTCTCTCATGCACGCCATCATGCGCTCCACTGACTACCTGGAGCACCAGCACCGCATGGACGACCTGCGTGCCGCGCTGCAGAGGATCCTCGGGGAGGAGGACGAGATGGGGGCTGCCGACGGCTCCAGCAATGTCCGGCAAATGGACAAGCTCATCGCGCAGGAGATCTACCGAGAGTTCCCTCAGATCTCAGCGGGCAAGAGCTGA
- the LOC125301497 gene encoding NCK-interacting protein with SH3 domain-like isoform X2 — protein sequence MYKSLYAFRSSEPNSLHFAAGESFLILERSNKHWWLGSRCSSGETGYIPASYIEKVQAPEQDEVLQSIDRAIEGIHNVAMKNGGKYNLEQRDVLQKLIHHRKEILSRRSPTPSSHKQALPSSASDLSLSHTPPLPNGLNRPYGRQASEPIAEPPDRMPGDPGFYQVPPQPRRAAPTTPPPPEKRRETRRTGQGSTKASPRGVSPSSSSISLDSGSTHSVVSSDVSLPSVAGTPPPVPTRAKVPPPPVEQPQPSLSPQPAPSKKGPAPQPQPPPPPAPVSTNQEPAEAEWPLAPPPVSLTPPGSPTKSEPVPMTTGAELIELVRKNTGLSYELSRVAVGVVVGHLQSTIPQAASTLEQILISLVESKDLGTALPQGQVCHDEKRLEVIFGDLDRHRDDSQQRSWALHEDHAVIAGYLEELLQILTDADPEVCKRMCRVNHSEPVMSLVSYYQMEHRVSLRLLLLKVFGAVCGLDSALISTLLNSILPMELARDLQTDTQEHQKMCYTALVLSMIFCMGEQVPYHHYEHLNSDFMQFLLDVIEDGLPSDPTEQLPDLFINLVLAFNLHLSVPANNMVMKSLIKKPNVKILTEKILLLLNRGDDPVCVFKHEPPAPHSVLKFLQDVFANQESAQIFYRTDMMVMIDICVRQISDLSAGDKLRMEYLSLMHAIMRSTDYLEHQHRMDDLRAALQRILGEEDEMGAADGSSNVRQMDKLIAQEIYREFPQISAGKS from the exons ATGTACAAGTCTCTTTATGCCTTTCGATCCTCGGAGCCCAACTCTCTCCACTTCGCGGCTGGAGAAAGCTTTTTGATCTTGGAACGCAGTAACAAACACTGGTGGCTTGGATCTCGCTGCAGCTCCGGGGAGACCGGCTATATACCTGCCTCTTACATCGAGAAAGTTCAG GCTCCAGAGCAGGATGAGGTCTTGCAGTCAATTGACAGAGCAATAGAAGGCATCCACAATGTGGCCATGAAGAATGGAGGCAAATACAACTTAGAGCAGAGAGATGTGCTCCA GAAGTTGATACATCACAGAAAGGAAATCCTCTCCCGGCGAAGCCCCACTCCATCCAGCCACAAGCAggctctcccctcctctgccaGTGACCTGTCGCTCAGCCACACGCCTCCGCTGCCCAATGGGCTTAACCGACCTTATGGACGCCAGGCCAGCGAGCCAATAGCAGAGCCCCCTGACAGGATGCCAGGAGATCCGGGATTCTATCAG GTGCCTCCTCAGCCTCGTCGAGCAGCAccaacaaccccacccccacccgagAAGCGAAGAGAGACTCGGCGAACAG GTCAAGGTTCCACCAAGGCTTCTCCGAGGGGAGTTTCTCCGTCCAGTAGCTCCATCTCATTAGATTCTGGTTCCACGCACTCTGTGGTGTCTTCGGACGTAAGTCTGCCCAGTGTGGCTGGTACTCCACCTCCGGTGCCCACCCGTGCCAAGgtccctcctcctccagtgGAGCAGCCTCAGCCTAGCCTGTCCCCACAGCCAGCTCCATCCAAGAAAGGACCTGCTCCACAGCCTCAGCCACCTCCCCCTCCAGCTCCAGTGTCAACCAATCAGGAGCCTGCAGAGGCGGAGTGGCCCTTGGCCCCACCCCCAGTGTCTTTAACTCCCCCAGGAAGTCCCACTAAGTCAGAACCTGTGCCCATGACAACAGGGGCAGAACTCATCGAGCTCGTCCGTAAAAACACAGGCCTTAGTTATGAGCTTTCTCGTGTGGCTGTGGGCGTGGTTGTTGGCCACCTGCAAAGCACCATACCCCAGGCAGCCTCGACTCTGGAGCAAATCCTCATCTCATTGGTGGAGAGCAAG GATTTGGGCACAGCCTTGCCACAGGGGCAAGTGTGCCACGATGAGAAGCGCCTGGAGGTGATCTTTGGAGATCTGGATCGTCACCGTGACGACTCGCAGCAGCGCAGCTGGGCTCTGCATGAGGACCATGCCGTCATAGCTGGATACCTGGAGGAGCTCCTACAGATCCTA ACGGATGCAGACCCGGAGGTGTGCAAGAGGATGTGTAGGGTCAACCATTCAGAGCCTGTGATGTCTCTTGTCTCATATTACCAGATG GAGCACCGCGTGTCtctgcggctgctgctgctgaaggtGTTTGGGGCCGTGTGTGGCCTGGACTCTGCTCTCATCTCCACGCTGCTCAACTCCATCCTGCCCATGGAGCTGGCCCGCGACCTGCAGACTGACACACAGG AGCATCAGAAGATGTGTTACACGGCATTGGTACTCTCCATGATCTTCTGTATGGGGGAGCAGGTACCTTATCACCATTATG AGCATTTGAACAGTGACTTTATGCAGTTCCTCCTGGATGTTATTGAGGACGGCCTTCCCTCAGACCCCACTGAACAGCTGCCAGACCTCTTCATCAACCTGGTTCTGGCCTTCAATTTGCATCTGAGCG TGCCAGCCAATAATATGGTCATGAAGAGCCTGATCAAGAAACCCAATGTGAAGATACTGACAGAGAAAATACTACTGCTGCTAAACCGAGGGG atgaccctgtgtgtgtgttcaagcatGAACCTCCTGCTCCGCATTCAGTGCTCAAGTTCCTTCAGGATGTGTTCGCTAACCAAGAGTCTGCCCAGATCTTCTACCGCACCGACATGATGGTGATGATCGACATCTGTGTCCGTCAGATTTCTGACCTGTCAGCTGGAGACAAG CTGAGGATGGAGTACCTGTCTCTCATGCACGCCATCATGCGCTCCACTGACTACCTGGAGCACCAGCACCGCATGGACGACCTGCGTGCCGCGCTGCAGAGGATCCTCGGGGAGGAGGACGAGATGGGGGCTGCCGACGGCTCCAGCAATGTCCGGCAAATGGACAAGCTCATCGCGCAGGAGATCTACCGAGAGTTCCCTCAGATCTCAGCGGGCAAGAGCTGA
- the LOC125301497 gene encoding NCK-interacting protein with SH3 domain-like isoform X3 codes for MYKSLYAFRSSEPNSLHFAAGESFLILERSNKHWWLGSRCSSGETGYIPASYIEKVQVPPQPRRAAPTTPPPPEKRRETRRTEPDTISRVSSTGQGSTKASPRGVSPSSSSISLDSGSTHSVVSSDVSLPSVAGTPPPVPTRAKVPPPPVEQPQPSLSPQPAPSKKGPAPQPQPPPPPAPVSTNQEPAEAEWPLAPPPVSLTPPGSPTKSEPVPMTTGAELIELVRKNTGLSYELSRVAVGVVVGHLQSTIPQAASTLEQILISLVESKDLGTALPQGQVCHDEKRLEVIFGDLDRHRDDSQQRSWALHEDHAVIAGYLEELLQILTDADPEVCKRMCRVNHSEPVMSLVSYYQMEHRVSLRLLLLKVFGAVCGLDSALISTLLNSILPMELARDLQTDTQEHQKMCYTALVLSMIFCMGEQVPYHHYEHLNSDFMQFLLDVIEDGLPSDPTEQLPDLFINLVLAFNLHLSVPANNMVMKSLIKKPNVKILTEKILLLLNRGDDPVCVFKHEPPAPHSVLKFLQDVFANQESAQIFYRTDMMVMIDICVRQISDLSAGDKLRMEYLSLMHAIMRSTDYLEHQHRMDDLRAALQRILGEEDEMGAADGSSNVRQMDKLIAQEIYREFPQISAGKS; via the exons ATGTACAAGTCTCTTTATGCCTTTCGATCCTCGGAGCCCAACTCTCTCCACTTCGCGGCTGGAGAAAGCTTTTTGATCTTGGAACGCAGTAACAAACACTGGTGGCTTGGATCTCGCTGCAGCTCCGGGGAGACCGGCTATATACCTGCCTCTTACATCGAGAAAGTTCAG GTGCCTCCTCAGCCTCGTCGAGCAGCAccaacaaccccacccccacccgagAAGCGAAGAGAGACTCGGCGAACAG AGCCAGACACCATCTCTCGAGTGTCTTCTACAGGTCAAGGTTCCACCAAGGCTTCTCCGAGGGGAGTTTCTCCGTCCAGTAGCTCCATCTCATTAGATTCTGGTTCCACGCACTCTGTGGTGTCTTCGGACGTAAGTCTGCCCAGTGTGGCTGGTACTCCACCTCCGGTGCCCACCCGTGCCAAGgtccctcctcctccagtgGAGCAGCCTCAGCCTAGCCTGTCCCCACAGCCAGCTCCATCCAAGAAAGGACCTGCTCCACAGCCTCAGCCACCTCCCCCTCCAGCTCCAGTGTCAACCAATCAGGAGCCTGCAGAGGCGGAGTGGCCCTTGGCCCCACCCCCAGTGTCTTTAACTCCCCCAGGAAGTCCCACTAAGTCAGAACCTGTGCCCATGACAACAGGGGCAGAACTCATCGAGCTCGTCCGTAAAAACACAGGCCTTAGTTATGAGCTTTCTCGTGTGGCTGTGGGCGTGGTTGTTGGCCACCTGCAAAGCACCATACCCCAGGCAGCCTCGACTCTGGAGCAAATCCTCATCTCATTGGTGGAGAGCAAG GATTTGGGCACAGCCTTGCCACAGGGGCAAGTGTGCCACGATGAGAAGCGCCTGGAGGTGATCTTTGGAGATCTGGATCGTCACCGTGACGACTCGCAGCAGCGCAGCTGGGCTCTGCATGAGGACCATGCCGTCATAGCTGGATACCTGGAGGAGCTCCTACAGATCCTA ACGGATGCAGACCCGGAGGTGTGCAAGAGGATGTGTAGGGTCAACCATTCAGAGCCTGTGATGTCTCTTGTCTCATATTACCAGATG GAGCACCGCGTGTCtctgcggctgctgctgctgaaggtGTTTGGGGCCGTGTGTGGCCTGGACTCTGCTCTCATCTCCACGCTGCTCAACTCCATCCTGCCCATGGAGCTGGCCCGCGACCTGCAGACTGACACACAGG AGCATCAGAAGATGTGTTACACGGCATTGGTACTCTCCATGATCTTCTGTATGGGGGAGCAGGTACCTTATCACCATTATG AGCATTTGAACAGTGACTTTATGCAGTTCCTCCTGGATGTTATTGAGGACGGCCTTCCCTCAGACCCCACTGAACAGCTGCCAGACCTCTTCATCAACCTGGTTCTGGCCTTCAATTTGCATCTGAGCG TGCCAGCCAATAATATGGTCATGAAGAGCCTGATCAAGAAACCCAATGTGAAGATACTGACAGAGAAAATACTACTGCTGCTAAACCGAGGGG atgaccctgtgtgtgtgttcaagcatGAACCTCCTGCTCCGCATTCAGTGCTCAAGTTCCTTCAGGATGTGTTCGCTAACCAAGAGTCTGCCCAGATCTTCTACCGCACCGACATGATGGTGATGATCGACATCTGTGTCCGTCAGATTTCTGACCTGTCAGCTGGAGACAAG CTGAGGATGGAGTACCTGTCTCTCATGCACGCCATCATGCGCTCCACTGACTACCTGGAGCACCAGCACCGCATGGACGACCTGCGTGCCGCGCTGCAGAGGATCCTCGGGGAGGAGGACGAGATGGGGGCTGCCGACGGCTCCAGCAATGTCCGGCAAATGGACAAGCTCATCGCGCAGGAGATCTACCGAGAGTTCCCTCAGATCTCAGCGGGCAAGAGCTGA
- the ndufaf3 gene encoding NADH dehydrogenase [ubiquinone] 1 alpha subcomplex assembly factor 3 produces MMALRTCARVLYRGSIHGLRLSPRASSFLQSPPLVRGHRLGPADDELYQKTTVSVMQKEQGGGAMIYSYSPRGFNIDGNRVIGPCAVIPPAILQWNVGSYKDITIESLALFYMIEPRIEVLVLGTGGRVERIDPEILKVLRKKGIAVEVQDTANACATFNFLSSERRITAAGLIPPAVSTELE; encoded by the exons ATGATGGCTCTCCGAACGTGTGCTAGAGTACTCTATCGGGGATCCATACATGGCTTACGACTGAGCCCCAGGGCATCATCTTTTCTACAAag TCCTCCCCTAGTTCGTGGCCACAGGCTTGGCCCTGCTGATGATGAGCTGTACCAGAAGACAACGGTCTCTGTGATGCAGAAAGAACAGGGTGGTGGGGCTATGATCTACAGCTATAGCCCCCGGGGTTTCAACATTGATGGGAACCGTGTGATTGGACCCTGTGCTGTCATTCCCCCAGCCATCCTCCAGTGGAAT GTTGGCAGTTATAAAGACATCACAATTGAGAGCTTGGCATTGTTCTACATGATTGAACCCCGAATTG AAGTGCTGGTCCTTGGCACGGGGGGACGAGTGGAGAGGATTGACCCAGAGATTCTAAAAGTTCTAAGGAAGAAAGGCATAGCAGTAGAGGTGCAGGATACG GCAAATGCATGTGCTACCTTCAACTTCCTGAGCAGTGAGCGGAGGATCACTGCGGCCGGCCTTATCCCTCCCGCTGTCAGCACAGAGCTGGAGTAG
- the zgc:112334 gene encoding rab GDP dissociation inhibitor beta, producing MSRGASELLTMQEYDIIVLGTGLKECILSGLLSVSGKKILHIDRNPYYGGESASLSPLDQLYKKFQVSGPPKSMGRGKDWNVDLIPKLVLANGLLVKMLLYSEVTRYLDFKVVGGSYVFRGGKVHKVPSTEAEAMASDLMGMFDKRRFRKLLQFIQNFEEGDRRTHHEIDPSRTTMREVFRHFDLGQDVIEFMGHAMALQQTDGYLDQPCINTIRRIRLYTDSLTRCDQSPFLYPVYGLGELPQGFARLSTGHGGTYKLNRQVDDIFMEDGKVVGIKSGKDIFRCKQLICDPSYMPNRVKKVGRVIRAICLLNHPIKNTHDASSCHIVIPQSQVNRKSDIYICMVSYTHSVAAEGRYIAVVSTTVETSNPEKEVQPGLALLEPIQQKFVSISNFMVPTDDGRRSQVFVSRSYDATAHFETECDDIKDMYYRITGKEFTPADIQRDQFDDEDDN from the exons ATGTCCAGGGGTGCTTCAGAATTGTTGACAATGCAGGAgtatgacattattgttttggGGACTGGGCTTAAG GAATGTATTCTTTCGGGCCTCTTGTCAGTAAGTGGGAAGAAAATTCTCCACATTGACCGCAATCCATACTATGGAGGGGAAagtgcctcactctctcccctggATCAG cTCTATAAAAAGTTCCAGGTCTCAGGTCCTCCCAAGTCTATGGGCCGGGGCAAAGATTGGAATGTTGACCTCATTCCCAAATTAGTACTGGCTAATG GTCTACTGGTGAAGATGCTTCTGTACTCAGAGGTGACCCGCTATCTGGACTTTAAGGTGGTTGGGGGAAGTTATGTGTTCCGGGGTGGAAAGGTTCACAAAGTCCCATCAACCGAGGCAGAGGCCATGGCTTCAG ATTTGATGGGGATGTTTGACAAGCGGAGGTTCCGTAAGCTGCTGCAGTTCATTCAGAACTTTGAAGAGGGCGACCGGCGAACCCACCATGAGATAGACCCCAGCAGAACCACGATGCGGGAGGTGTTCCGTCACTTCGACCTGGGCCAGGATGTTATAGAATTCATGGGACATGCCATGGCACTGCAACAAACTGATGG CTACCTGGACCAGCCCTGCATAAACACCATCCGAAGAATCCGACTGTACACCGACTCTTTGACTCGCTGCGATCAAAGCCCCTTCCTCTACCCTGTGTATGGCCTGGGAGAACTACCGCAGGGCTTTGCCAG GCTGAGTACAGGGCATGGCGGTACGTACAAGCTGAATCGACAGGTGGATGACATTTTCATGGAGGATGGGAAAGTTGTTGGAATAAAATCTGGAAAGGAT ATATTTCGCTGTAAGCAGCTCATCTGTGACCCCAGCTACATGCCTAATCGTGTGAAAAAGGTGGGCCGGGTCATACGTGCCATCTGCCTGCTAAACCATCCTATCAAGAACACACATGATGCCAGCTCTTGTCACATTGTCATCCCTCAATCACAGGTCAATCGCAAGTCAG ATATCTACATCTGCATggtctcctacacacacagcgTCGCAGCTGAAGGAAGGTATATTGCCGTGGTGAGCACTACTGTGGAAACTAGTAACCCTGAGAAGGAAGTCCAGCCAGGACTGGCGCTGTTGGAACCCATCCAGCAAAA atttgtctccatctctaaCTTCATGGTTCCAACAGATGATGGGAGGCGGAGTCAG GTCTTTGTCTCACGCTCCTATGATGCAACAGCACACTttgagacagagtgtgatgaCATCAAGGACATGTACTACCGCATCACGGGGAAAGAATTCACCCCtgcagacatacagagagaccaatttgatgatgaagatgacaactag